One window from the genome of Treponema sp. OMZ 838 encodes:
- the fliP gene encoding flagellar type III secretion system pore protein FliP (The bacterial flagellar biogenesis protein FliP forms a type III secretion system (T3SS)-type pore required for flagellar assembly.) → MKKLALCIACICLFCIPVTLSAQSNTGTSQTGRTEIDATRQATRIPFVNLNIREPQNNQEVAFSIQLLLLITLITLAPSILLLMTSFLRLSIALDFIKRALSLQQVPPTQVLNGIALFLTIFIMWPTLTEIYDKSFKPMADGQINIETAYTEAEKPLRLFMYKQMAHDPSHIRLCMSLARMEKPNTLADVPTHVLIPAFILHELTIAFQIGIFLYLPFIIIDMVVASILMSMGMIMLPPVQISMPFKLILFILVDGWNLLVGQLFQSFL, encoded by the coding sequence ATGAAAAAACTTGCACTATGTATTGCGTGTATCTGCTTGTTTTGTATTCCGGTAACACTGTCCGCGCAGAGCAATACCGGTACCTCACAGACCGGGCGTACCGAAATAGACGCAACCCGTCAGGCAACCCGTATTCCCTTTGTCAACCTAAATATCCGCGAACCTCAAAATAATCAGGAAGTAGCGTTTTCCATTCAGCTGCTTCTGTTAATAACACTGATTACCCTTGCGCCGAGTATTCTCCTTTTGATGACATCGTTCTTGCGGCTCAGTATTGCGCTTGACTTTATTAAGCGTGCGCTGTCGCTGCAGCAGGTACCGCCGACGCAGGTACTCAACGGCATTGCTCTTTTTTTGACGATTTTTATCATGTGGCCGACTTTAACGGAAATATACGATAAATCGTTTAAGCCGATGGCAGACGGGCAAATCAATATCGAAACCGCTTATACCGAAGCGGAAAAACCGTTGCGTCTCTTTATGTATAAACAGATGGCGCATGATCCCTCTCATATCAGACTCTGTATGTCGCTTGCCCGTATGGAAAAACCCAATACACTCGCCGACGTTCCTACTCATGTGTTAATCCCTGCATTTATCCTGCACGAGTTAACCATTGCTTTTCAGATAGGCATCTTCCTTTATTTGCCGTTTATCATCATCGACATGGTGGTTGCAAGTATTCTAATGTCGATGGGTATGATCATGCTGCCGCCGGTGCAAATTTCGATGCCGTTTAAGCTGATTTTATTTATACTGGTTGACGGCTGGAATTTGTTGGTCGGTCAACTCTTTCAGTCGTTCTTGTAG
- the fliQ gene encoding flagellar biosynthesis protein FliQ, with product MSIGMIVSLLREGVFQVFILAAPILLAALVVGLIVAIFQATTSIQEQTLTFVPKILTILGMLALLGGWMISVLRDYTVRLFDIIPQLVQG from the coding sequence ATGAGTATCGGGATGATTGTCAGTCTCTTGCGTGAGGGTGTTTTTCAGGTATTTATATTAGCCGCCCCCATTCTGCTGGCTGCATTAGTTGTCGGTTTAATCGTAGCAATTTTTCAGGCGACCACCTCCATTCAGGAACAGACGCTTACCTTTGTACCGAAAATTTTGACTATTTTGGGTATGCTTGCGCTTTTGGGCGGCTGGATGATCAGCGTATTGCGGGATTATACCGTCCGCCTTTTTGACATTATTCCTCAGCTGGTGCAAGGTTAG
- a CDS encoding flagellar basal body-associated FliL family protein, with product MADEHTNLTDEHGMDENIGVDNPVKAKKAGLIPTLLKYIAITLAALIFIVTVVVITVNLMSKRGQSQSEYPIAEEYRDSREMLQYYSAIGAVKTFTKDVVPGTVVVNVELGYPQNDKTTSQELTARLVELKDFLRGYFQSKTIAELKQEEKIKIEIRNQINDNILSKSKIKAVAFTQYDIIEQ from the coding sequence ATGGCTGACGAGCATACAAATTTGACTGATGAACACGGAATGGATGAAAACATCGGTGTCGATAATCCGGTAAAGGCTAAAAAAGCGGGGCTTATTCCGACGCTTCTGAAATACATTGCCATCACACTCGCTGCTTTGATTTTTATTGTGACGGTTGTCGTTATTACGGTTAATCTGATGTCAAAGCGGGGGCAATCTCAGTCCGAATATCCTATTGCTGAGGAATACCGCGACTCACGCGAAATGCTGCAATATTATTCTGCAATCGGTGCTGTAAAGACATTTACCAAAGATGTCGTGCCGGGTACCGTTGTGGTTAACGTCGAGCTGGGATATCCGCAAAACGATAAGACAACTTCGCAGGAACTGACAGCGCGGTTGGTTGAGTTGAAGGATTTTCTCCGTGGTTATTTCCAGAGTAAAACGATTGCGGAACTGAAGCAGGAAGAGAAGATTAAAATCGAAATCCGTAATCAAATCAATGACAATATACTATCGAAGTCGAAGATAAAAGCGGTTGCTTTTACCCAATATGATATTATAGAACAATAG
- the fliM gene encoding flagellar motor switch protein FliM gives MTEVLSQDEIDQLLTAISSGDTEAEEFRPVNDTRKIKIYDFKRPDKFSKEQMRTVSIMHETFARLTTTALSAQLRSMAHVHVASVDQLTYEEFIRSIPTPTTLAVINMDPLKGNAVLEIDPSVTFSIIDRLFGGTGQGTMVQRELTDIEASVMEGVIVRILANMREAWTQVIDLRPRLGQIETNPQFAQIVPPSEMVVLVTLETKVGEEEGMMNFCIPYITIEPIISKLSSQFWFSSVRRSSTTQYMGVLKDKLSTVDMDVVAEVGSLKLPVRDVLNLRAGDVVRLTDTRVGHPFTLSVGSRKKFWCQPGVVGNKVAVQILEKIEDINQDEFEELSADQEELYE, from the coding sequence ATGACTGAAGTATTATCGCAGGACGAAATAGACCAGCTTCTCACTGCAATCAGCTCAGGGGATACCGAAGCGGAAGAGTTTAGACCGGTTAATGATACGCGTAAAATCAAAATTTACGATTTTAAGCGGCCGGATAAATTCTCTAAGGAGCAGATGCGTACCGTTTCAATTATGCACGAAACCTTTGCGCGTTTGACTACCACCGCTCTTTCTGCTCAGCTGCGGAGTATGGCGCACGTACACGTTGCCTCTGTCGATCAGCTGACATACGAAGAGTTTATCCGTTCAATCCCTACGCCGACTACGCTGGCTGTAATTAACATGGATCCGCTCAAGGGTAATGCCGTTTTAGAAATAGACCCTTCCGTTACCTTCTCCATCATCGACCGTCTTTTCGGCGGTACGGGGCAGGGGACAATGGTACAGCGGGAATTAACCGACATCGAAGCCTCTGTTATGGAAGGAGTTATCGTTCGTATCTTGGCGAATATGCGCGAAGCATGGACGCAGGTTATCGACTTGCGCCCCCGCTTGGGTCAGATTGAAACCAATCCGCAGTTCGCGCAGATCGTACCGCCTTCCGAAATGGTTGTTTTGGTTACGCTTGAAACCAAGGTCGGCGAAGAAGAAGGCATGATGAACTTCTGTATTCCCTATATCACGATAGAGCCGATTATTTCAAAGCTGTCCAGTCAGTTCTGGTTCTCGTCGGTACGCAGAAGTTCGACAACTCAGTATATGGGGGTTTTGAAAGATAAACTTTCTACGGTAGATATGGATGTTGTCGCCGAAGTCGGTTCGTTAAAACTGCCGGTACGGGATGTGCTTAATCTCCGTGCGGGGGATGTAGTACGGCTGACTGATACGAGAGTGGGTCATCCGTTTACGCTCAGCGTCGGCAGCAGAAAGAAGTTCTGGTGTCAGCCCGGCGTTGTGGGAAATAAGGTTGCCGTACAGATATTGGAAAAGATTGAGGATATCAATCAGGATGAATTTGAAGAGCTAAGTGCTGATCAGGAGGAATTATATGAGTGA
- the fliN gene encoding flagellar motor switch protein FliN, which yields MSDGSISQNEIDALLSGMGGSAGVPTDGALTPARQEALQKFFDGNVPALSANLDSMTGKTVSVSNPVIELSGREAFLQKVPDMAVAVTIDFDGSLTGDHLFVLAPEFAEKLVGLVNNEESVTIDDMALSVISETIAQYVGKEISAFDGQDIKGVTNMPAEAHHVPKAMVRLSQDFALLTYSVTIDDATFNLWEIISKKTAEQLADKLSNMESASPVTPVQPIPAQPVLDQGGAMGAMNMPMNGMNGMPQMGQQPMGMGMQMQGGVQAQGGMVMPGMNPNVQSVQFSPLLNGVTESEQGNIGLIMDVFMEMTVELGRTRKMIKEILSMGEGHIIELDKLAGEPVDILVNHKPIAKGEVVVIDENFGVRVTEILSPAERISDT from the coding sequence ATGAGTGATGGGTCCATTTCTCAGAACGAAATAGATGCGTTGTTGTCGGGTATGGGCGGTTCTGCCGGTGTGCCTACGGACGGAGCGCTTACACCGGCTCGTCAAGAAGCCTTACAGAAGTTTTTTGACGGGAATGTTCCCGCACTCTCTGCAAATCTGGATTCGATGACGGGTAAAACCGTCTCCGTGTCCAATCCTGTGATCGAGCTGAGCGGCCGTGAAGCCTTTTTGCAGAAAGTGCCGGATATGGCGGTTGCCGTTACCATTGATTTTGACGGATCACTGACAGGTGATCACTTGTTTGTGTTGGCTCCCGAATTTGCGGAAAAGCTGGTAGGGCTTGTAAACAATGAGGAGAGCGTTACAATCGATGATATGGCGCTTTCGGTTATCAGTGAAACCATTGCGCAGTATGTCGGAAAAGAAATCAGCGCGTTTGACGGTCAAGATATTAAAGGTGTTACCAATATGCCTGCCGAAGCTCATCATGTGCCCAAGGCAATGGTACGGCTTTCTCAGGACTTTGCACTTTTAACATATTCGGTTACAATTGATGATGCAACTTTTAATTTATGGGAGATTATCTCCAAAAAAACAGCGGAACAACTTGCCGATAAATTAAGCAATATGGAGAGCGCTTCGCCGGTAACACCTGTGCAGCCTATTCCCGCACAGCCTGTTCTTGATCAGGGAGGCGCAATGGGGGCAATGAATATGCCGATGAACGGAATGAATGGAATGCCGCAAATGGGTCAGCAACCGATGGGCATGGGAATGCAAATGCAAGGCGGAGTACAGGCTCAGGGCGGAATGGTGATGCCCGGTATGAACCCGAATGTACAATCCGTGCAATTTTCTCCCCTGTTAAACGGAGTAACTGAATCGGAACAGGGAAATATCGGGCTGATTATGGACGTGTTCATGGAAATGACCGTTGAACTCGGCCGTACCCGCAAGATGATTAAAGAAATTTTAAGCATGGGTGAAGGGCATATTATCGAATTGGATAAGCTTGCCGGTGAACCGGTTGATATATTAGTTAATCATAAACCGATTGCAAAAGGGGAAGTCGTCGTTATCGATGAAAATTTTGGTGTCCGCGTTACCGAAATTTTGTCGCCGGCTGAACGTATTAGCGATACATAG
- a CDS encoding flagellar biosynthetic protein FliO — MGWEMYSSFYKSILFSFLLLCSAVCAFADNGTAAEAGNPAVSQISPVETNIVLQTDESALPVQDVPAPRASRSSTFFLLFQLIISLAVVCALIYGVLYFIRRSKQFTAADDPFLKNVANLPLAPNKTLHIVTLIDKAYLIGASDASLSLIAEITDKELIDAMNLHAAQTPGPKQSFNSLLHTFFPAAKPKEADANPFDSFLAKQRGRLQNSGAVQENGTPRETEIGGTGREGR, encoded by the coding sequence ATGGGGTGGGAAATGTATAGCAGCTTTTATAAAAGTATATTATTCTCTTTTCTTTTACTCTGCAGCGCCGTGTGTGCGTTTGCGGATAACGGAACAGCAGCAGAAGCCGGTAATCCGGCTGTCTCTCAGATATCACCTGTAGAGACTAATATTGTTTTACAGACGGATGAATCGGCATTGCCGGTACAAGATGTACCTGCACCTCGAGCTTCAAGAAGTTCAACTTTTTTTCTGTTGTTTCAGCTGATCATATCATTAGCGGTTGTGTGTGCGCTCATTTATGGAGTGCTGTATTTTATCCGGCGTTCAAAGCAATTTACCGCCGCAGATGATCCTTTCTTAAAGAATGTTGCCAATTTACCGCTTGCGCCTAATAAAACTCTCCACATTGTGACTCTTATTGATAAAGCATATTTAATCGGCGCATCGGATGCTTCGTTGTCGCTGATTGCGGAAATCACCGATAAAGAGCTCATCGATGCGATGAATCTGCACGCGGCGCAAACACCCGGTCCAAAGCAGAGCTTCAACTCATTGTTGCATACCTTTTTTCCTGCAGCAAAACCAAAGGAAGCCGATGCGAATCCCTTCGACTCGTTTTTAGCTAAGCAGCGGGGACGTCTGCAAAATTCAGGTGCGGTGCAGGAGAACGGAACTCCACGAGAGACGGAAATCGGCGGCACGGGGAGGGAAGGCCGATGA